The genomic segment TGCTCCAACCTGCGGCTCGTACGCGTCGGGCTGTCTCGCGAAGGAAGTCGGTCCCGGCAGCGTCTGCCCACTCGGGCTCGGCACTGCCGAAGTGGCTGCCAATGTCTCCCAGGCCCGCGGCGCCGAGGACGGCATCGACGATCGCGTGAGCAACGCAGTCTCCGTCGGAGTGCCCCTCAAGCCCCTGATCCTCGTCGGGCCATTCGAGTCCGGCGAGCCACAACGTACGACCTGGCACGAGCTTGTGTACGTCGGTGCCAACGCCGATTCGAGGAGAGCTCACACGTTGATCATGCCGTACACCAAGCGGGGTGTGGCTGTGGCGGCGACAATGGACAGGTGACTCCACGACGAGGTTTAGCCAGCGGAATGCTCGCGGCTGCGGCCGCGGTGGGAGTGAGCGAGGCGCTCGCTGCGGTGTTCAACTTGCGTGAGTCGCCCGTGTTGGCGCTGGGGCAGACCGTCATCAAGCTGACTCCTGGTGGGATCGCCGAGGGGATCATCAGCGTCGTCGGCAAGAACGACAAACCACTGGCCGTCGCATCTGTGCTCGTTGCGATCCTCCTGCTGGGTGGGCTGGCCGGGTTGTGGTGGAGCGCTCGTCGCGCGTGGTCCCTCGCCTTGATCGGCGTGCTGGTGGTCGCGGCTTCCGCAGCGATGGTCGGTCGACCGTATGCGTACGGTGTCGGCGTGGTTGTCTGCGTCATCGCTGGGGCCGTGGTGCTCAGCGTCCTGGCGGTGCTGCATCGAGCTGAGGTCGAGCCAGCTTCAGGCCGCCGCGACTTCCTGCGTACGGCTGCCATCATCGGGGTGGCGACTGTCATTGCCGGTGGAGCTGGTGAGCTGCTCGGCTCGCGGCGACGTCGCCGGCAACAGATCGAGCGTGCGCGTACAGCTCTGCGAGTCCCGTCTCGCAATGTCGCGGTGCCTTCAGGTGTCGACTTCGGTGCCAAGGATCAACCCCGCTGGCTCACTCCGAACGACGAGTTCTATCGCATCGACACCTCGCTCACGCCACCGCTGATCGACCCGAACGAGTGGAGATTGCGCATTCACGGGATGGTCGACCGCGAGATCACCCTGACCTACCAAGACCTGCTCGATCGGGGCCTCGCGGACGCCTGGATCACGATCTGCTGCGTCTCCAACCGCGTCGGCGGCGACCTGATCGGCAACACCACGTGGGGCGGTGTCCCGATCAAGGACCTGCTCGACGAGGTGGGGATCAAGCCGGGTGCAGATGCGTTGCTCTCGACGTCGGAGGACGGCTGGACCTGCGGCACCCCTCTTGAGGCGCTGACTGATGGCCGAAACGCGTTGCTTGCGCTGACGATGAACGGTGAGCCGCTGCCGATCCCGCACGGCTTCCCGGTCCGCCAGGTCGTACCCGGTCTGTACGGATACGTGTCTGCCACCAAGTGGGTCACAGATTGGGAGATCACCCGCTTTGCCGACTTCGAGGCCTATTGGAGTCAGAGGGGCTGGGCCGACCAGGCTCCGATCAAGACTCAGGCGCGCATCGACCTGCCACGCGGGCAGGCCTCGGCCGGCAAGGTCAATGTCGCCGGAGTCGCCTGGGAGCCCAATGTCGGCATCAGCGGAGTCGAGGTCCGCATTGATGGCGGGGATTGGCAGAAGGCAACGCTTGCCAAGGTGCCCAACGTCGACACCTGGGTGCAGTGGGCTTTTCAGTGGGATGCGGACAAGGGCGATCACACGATCGAAGCGCGCGCGATCAACAACAACGGCGAGCCGCAGACGGGCGAATTCGCCGGCGTCCTGCCCGACGGAGCCACCGGCTACCCGGGAATCGGCGTCAAGGTCGTCTAGCTACCAGCGCGCTGTGTCGCTGGGGAGCGCGCGACTCGTCGGGCGGATGACGTAGACGACGCCGCCGCTG from the Aeromicrobium panaciterrae genome contains:
- the ispF gene encoding 2-C-methyl-D-erythritol 2,4-cyclodiphosphate synthase, producing the protein MSSPRIGVGTDVHKLVPGRTLWLAGLEWPDEDQGLEGHSDGDCVAHAIVDAVLGAAGLGDIGSHFGSAEPEWADAAGTDFLRETARRVRAAGWSIGNVSVQAIGNRPKISTKREQAERVLSDAIGAPVSLSATTTDGLGLTGRGEGIAAIATAILFQA
- a CDS encoding molybdopterin-dependent oxidoreductase — its product is MTPRRGLASGMLAAAAAVGVSEALAAVFNLRESPVLALGQTVIKLTPGGIAEGIISVVGKNDKPLAVASVLVAILLLGGLAGLWWSARRAWSLALIGVLVVAASAAMVGRPYAYGVGVVVCVIAGAVVLSVLAVLHRAEVEPASGRRDFLRTAAIIGVATVIAGGAGELLGSRRRRRQQIERARTALRVPSRNVAVPSGVDFGAKDQPRWLTPNDEFYRIDTSLTPPLIDPNEWRLRIHGMVDREITLTYQDLLDRGLADAWITICCVSNRVGGDLIGNTTWGGVPIKDLLDEVGIKPGADALLSTSEDGWTCGTPLEALTDGRNALLALTMNGEPLPIPHGFPVRQVVPGLYGYVSATKWVTDWEITRFADFEAYWSQRGWADQAPIKTQARIDLPRGQASAGKVNVAGVAWEPNVGISGVEVRIDGGDWQKATLAKVPNVDTWVQWAFQWDADKGDHTIEARAINNNGEPQTGEFAGVLPDGATGYPGIGVKVV